The genomic interval AACCTGGTTCTTATACAGTACGCTCTGCCAATGTTTATTCAGCTAACTTTACTGTCAAAACTTCAGGTAAAACTGAAAAAAACAGAATAAATGAAGTTGTTGGTAAAGAGGATGAAAATGCTAAAAAATCACTAAAAGTTAATTTAAATAAAGGTGATATTATTTTAGTTCAAGGTTCCGGAACTGTTAAATTGAAAAAATAAAAAAATCACTTCTGAAGTTATGAATACTTCAGAAGTGATTTTTTTGAATTAGAAACCGAATAATTTACCTACAATGCCAACACCGTTTTGTACGATGTCTACGATGCTAGTACCTAATTTTGCAGGATCTTGTGCTTGAGCAGCATTTACTGTGTCTACGATTGCTTGAGCTAATTTTGTAAGCATAATC from Staphylococcus condimenti carries:
- a CDS encoding beta-class phenol-soluble modulin → MLTKLAQAIVDTVNAAQAQDPAKLGTSIVDIVQNGVGIVGKLFGF